In a genomic window of Tamandua tetradactyla isolate mTamTet1 chromosome 17, mTamTet1.pri, whole genome shotgun sequence:
- the IL1RL1 gene encoding interleukin-1 receptor-like 1 isoform X4: protein MGLWVFAILTVLMHSTTAQFNITYWGLENEALIVSCSRHAKDRYPVDWYYSKTNEIITTQERSRVFASGERLKFLPSKASDSGIYTCIIRSPILNMTGYVTVTIYKKESDCNSPHYFKYAPTVGTRENSKIFCPTIDNYNWTAPLKWLKNCKTLQGIRYYPHKTFLLIQNATSDDAGDYTCKFMHNENGVNYIVTATRSFKVKGGNNFSLLPVIRAPRHNDTIEVEIGNSANITCSACIGKGFQNFASVQWYANESKVRDLGETRIHEEKEQNQSSSNELTCLNTILRISDVKEEDLSLKFTCLAYNMHGLRRHTITLRQKKPSKGCF, encoded by the exons ATGGGACTTTGGGTTTTCGCCATTCTGACAGTTCTCATGCATTCCACAACAGCTCAGTTTA atataACATACTGGGGCCTGGAAAATGAGGCTTTAATTGTGAGCTGTTCTAGGCATGCCAAAGATCGGTACCCTGTGGACTGGTATTACTCCAAAACCAATGAAATTATTACCACCCAGGAAAGAAGTCGTGTATTTGCCTCAGGGGAACGTCTTAAGTTTCTTCCAAGCAAAGCCAGTGATTCTGGAATCTATACTTGCATTATCCGAAG CCCCATCCTCAATATGACTGGATATGTGACTGTgacaatatacaaaaaagaatCAGATTGCAACAGTCCACATTATTTTAAGTATGCACCAACAGTCGGAACACgagaaaattccaaaatattttgtcCCACAATTGATAACTACAATTGGACAGCACCACTTAAGTGGCTTAAG aattgTAAAACTCTTCAAGGAATTAGGTACTATCCACACAAGACATTTTTGCTAATTCAAAATGCCACCAGTGACGATGCAGGTGATTATACGTGTAAATTTATGCACAATGAAAATGGAGTTAATTATATTGTGACAGCAACCAGATCATTTAAAGTCAAAG gTGGAAACAACTTTTCTttgcttccagtgattagagcACCTCGACACAATGATACAATAGAAGTGGAAATTG GAAATTCAGCAAACATAACTTGCTCTGCTTGCATCGGGAAAGGCTTTCAGAATTTTGCTTCAGTCCAATGGTATGCTAATGAAAGCAAAGTTCGGGATCTCGGTGAAACAAGAATTCAtgaggagaaagagcaaaatcaaaG TTCTAGCAATGAGCTGACTTGTCTCAACACAATTTTAAGAATATCTGATGTAAAAGAAGAGGATTTGTCCCTGAAGTTTACCTGCCTGGCCTATAATATGCATGGCTTGAGAAGACACACCATAACATTGAGGCAGAAGAAACCAAGTAAGGGGTGTTTTTGA